One Methylosinus sp. C49 DNA segment encodes these proteins:
- a CDS encoding precorrin-2 C(20)-methyltransferase, whose amino-acid sequence MNIVDPNLRADDGARVSLGALLGVGLGPGDPELMTLKAARLVSEAKIVAYFSKRGKPSHARAIAARFIAKDCEEIALAYPLTTEIPFDHPDYVAALAAFYEESAERLALHLSFGRDVALLCEGDPMLYGSFMHLQTRLSSRFRVEVCAGVSGMSGCFASARQPMTWGDDVLTVIPATLPREILAQRLAATDAAVVMKLGGNLGKLRLALEDAKLIERAIYVERGTMAEEKIMRLTEKRDDDAPYFAMVLVPGAGRRP is encoded by the coding sequence ATGAATATCGTCGATCCGAATCTGCGCGCCGACGATGGCGCGCGCGTTTCGCTGGGCGCGCTGCTCGGGGTCGGCCTCGGCCCCGGCGATCCCGAGCTGATGACGCTGAAAGCCGCGCGTCTGGTGAGCGAAGCGAAAATCGTCGCCTATTTTTCCAAGCGCGGAAAGCCGAGCCATGCGCGCGCCATCGCCGCGCGCTTCATCGCGAAGGATTGCGAGGAGATCGCGCTCGCTTATCCGCTGACGACAGAGATTCCTTTCGATCACCCCGACTATGTGGCGGCGCTCGCGGCCTTCTATGAGGAGAGCGCGGAGCGCCTCGCCTTGCACCTTTCGTTCGGCCGCGATGTCGCGCTGCTCTGCGAGGGCGATCCGATGCTCTACGGCTCCTTCATGCATTTGCAGACGCGCTTGTCGTCGCGCTTTCGCGTGGAGGTCTGCGCGGGCGTCTCTGGGATGTCGGGCTGCTTCGCCTCGGCGCGCCAGCCGATGACATGGGGCGACGATGTGCTGACCGTCATTCCTGCGACTCTGCCACGCGAAATTCTCGCGCAGCGCCTCGCCGCGACCGACGCCGCCGTGGTGATGAAGCTCGGCGGCAATCTCGGCAAGCTGCGCCTCGCGCTCGAGGATGCGAAGCTCATCGAGCGCGCCATCTATGTCGAGCGTGGCACAATGGCGGAAGAGAAGATCATGCGCCTCACCGAGAAGCGCGACGATGACGCGCCTTATTTCGCGATGGTGCTCGTGCCCGGCGCCGGACGTCGGCCGTGA
- the cobJ gene encoding precorrin-3B C(17)-methyltransferase, whose translation MTEAKRSGKLFVIGLGPGDARFLTAEAQQALSAAQYVIGYAPYVARVPVTPGQTRLASDNRVEIARAEDALRLAASGSDVAVVSGGDPGIFAMAAAVLEAIDNGDPAWRELDIEILPGISAMQAAAARLGAPLGHDFCVISLSDNLKPWEVIANRLELAARADFVMAFYNPASRARPRRIHDTFALLRRVLPADRIVVFAKSVGRAEENIAIATLGEADPSVVDMSTLVLIGASATKLVSRENAPPFVYTSRKAI comes from the coding sequence GTGACGGAAGCGAAACGGAGCGGAAAGCTCTTCGTCATCGGCCTCGGTCCGGGCGATGCGCGCTTTCTCACTGCGGAAGCGCAGCAGGCGTTGAGCGCCGCGCAATATGTCATCGGCTATGCGCCCTATGTCGCGCGTGTTCCCGTCACGCCCGGCCAGACGCGCCTTGCGAGCGACAATCGCGTCGAGATCGCGCGCGCGGAAGACGCGCTGCGTCTCGCCGCGAGCGGAAGCGACGTGGCTGTCGTGTCGGGCGGCGATCCGGGCATTTTCGCAATGGCGGCGGCGGTGCTGGAAGCGATCGACAATGGCGATCCGGCATGGCGCGAATTGGATATCGAAATTCTGCCCGGAATTTCCGCCATGCAGGCGGCGGCGGCGCGGCTCGGCGCGCCGCTCGGCCATGATTTCTGCGTGATCTCGCTCTCCGACAATCTCAAGCCCTGGGAGGTGATCGCCAATCGCCTCGAGCTGGCGGCGCGCGCCGATTTCGTAATGGCTTTCTACAACCCCGCCTCGCGCGCGCGGCCGCGGCGCATTCACGATACATTCGCGCTGCTGCGCCGCGTCTTGCCGGCAGATCGCATCGTGGTCTTCGCGAAATCGGTCGGCCGCGCGGAGGAGAATATCGCGATCGCCACGCTGGGCGAGGCCGATCCGAGCGTCGTCGACATGTCGACCTTGGTGCTCATCGGCGCGAGCGCGACCAAGCTCGTCTCGCGCGAGAATGCGCCGCCCTTCGTCTACACGTCGCGGAAGGCTATATGA
- a CDS encoding CbtA family protein, whose protein sequence is MIQRLLAVGLLAGLLAGLAVAALQNVTTTPLILAAEVYETAAEQAHAGVEAHQHEHAAEPVWEPAPGLQRTAATSVATSVTSIGYAFVLLALMLLSGETIEPKRAALWGACAFASTGLATSLGLAPELPGSAAGDLAARQLWWIGTAAATGAGLFAVLRVERPLVKALGVALILAPHLIGAPQPPAPESTAPAELAARFAAASLAIHAITWILVGAAVGFVWRQLPTKTSAGAAA, encoded by the coding sequence GTGATCCAGCGACTCCTCGCGGTCGGCCTTTTGGCCGGCCTTCTCGCGGGGCTCGCAGTCGCGGCCCTGCAGAATGTCACCACGACTCCGCTGATCCTCGCCGCCGAGGTCTATGAGACCGCGGCCGAGCAGGCCCATGCCGGAGTCGAGGCGCATCAGCATGAGCACGCCGCCGAGCCCGTTTGGGAGCCCGCGCCGGGCCTCCAGCGCACCGCCGCGACCAGCGTCGCCACCAGCGTCACCTCCATCGGCTACGCTTTTGTGCTGCTCGCCTTGATGCTGCTCTCCGGCGAGACGATCGAGCCCAAGCGCGCCGCGCTCTGGGGCGCCTGCGCTTTCGCCTCCACCGGCCTCGCCACTAGCCTCGGCCTCGCGCCGGAACTGCCGGGCAGCGCCGCCGGCGATCTCGCCGCGCGCCAGCTCTGGTGGATCGGCACGGCGGCCGCAACCGGCGCCGGGCTCTTCGCCGTGCTGCGTGTCGAGCGCCCGCTCGTCAAGGCGCTCGGCGTTGCGCTGATTCTCGCGCCGCATCTCATCGGTGCGCCGCAGCCGCCCGCGCCCGAGAGCACCGCGCCGGCCGAGCTGGCCGCGCGTTTCGCCGCCGCTTCTCTCGCCATTCACGCGATCACCTGGATTCTGGTCGGCGCTGCGGTCGGCTTCGTCTGGCGGCAGCTACCGACAAAGACCAGCGCGGGGGCTGCGGCGTGA
- the cobN gene encoding cobaltochelatase subunit CobN, whose amino-acid sequence MHLLARDLHGLDDNEAAVDLGQTPATMVFLSFSDAELSLLAELHEQNAALPSLRCASLARLKHPYSVDLYIDKVARHARLVVVRLLGGKDYWAYGVDELATAARMRGFALAIVPGDMHSDERLERASTLASDALAHIWSFFRDGAPDNLRSFLGYAATLAGTPTPWNESASAPLAGRCARACRSALSTNPPPHAEESPQEPFRSTRGSFRSPCVTAPSSFETPAARAPQDEGASGQSSGAQAAAAPRALVTFYRSAWLAGDFAPIIALADALQARGFCVEAYFVASLKDAACEAILEQTIASFRPDVILNATAFSARTEGGSVLDRADAPVLQIALATSTREAWENSKRGANGADLAMNVVLPEVDGRIFAGAVSFKAQTRARAASEFDEIRHSPEPSQIDHVAALAQNWARLRRLGHREKSLALVLSDYPARRGRGGYAIGLDTPQSVLAICDLLRDADYEIGSLYRDGDLVMRALEEAAHCAEMPLAEYQRLFADLPNDFTRQVLAAWGAPEEDPALASGAFRFSCIETGKLVIALQPDRGSRAERRETYHDAELAPRHAYIAFYLWLRHSRRIDALIHLGTHGALEWLPGKSAMLGPSCAPQVLLGATPLVYPFIVNDPGEAAQAKRRTSAVTIGHMTPPLVEAGLAAEAEEIESLLDEYASAATLDPRRAKLVAETILDVAERSGLAQDCGVTRETDRAEALARFDAWLCDVKEMRIGDGLHIFSDGPCGAAEANGLLRALAGRFVEPGPAGAPSRGRADVLPTGRNLFCIDPRHVPTRTAHDIGARAAREVMMRHAQEQGEWPRNIVLDLWGSATIRTGGEDFAQALALMGVAPLWDNASARVCGFEILPLASRDFPRVDVTLHISGLFRDMFPGLIALFHDAVAAVAALDEDDESNPLAAACRDGRALERVFGAAQGSYGLGLSEAIARGDTRDALGRAFLAAGGHAVSRNGESAPAREAFGERVGVADALLHVQDMAETDVLTGAAFAEFEGGFSAANAALGGSAQITHIDATRPAALKLRSLEQEIARVIRGRIANPRWLAGQMRHGHRGAAEIAETLDNLFAFAATTPHVRDAQWDLVFDSTLGAQNVRDFLLTANPRAAEAIRDMFQRAIARGLWRTRRNSVAAALEGPAL is encoded by the coding sequence ATGCATCTGCTCGCGCGCGATCTCCATGGCCTCGACGATAATGAGGCGGCGGTCGACCTCGGGCAGACGCCGGCGACGATGGTCTTTCTCTCCTTCTCCGACGCCGAGCTTTCTCTCCTCGCCGAGCTGCATGAGCAGAACGCCGCGCTGCCATCGCTGCGTTGCGCCTCGCTCGCGCGGCTGAAGCACCCCTATTCGGTCGATCTCTATATCGACAAGGTCGCCCGTCATGCGCGGCTCGTCGTCGTGCGCCTGCTCGGCGGCAAGGATTATTGGGCCTATGGCGTCGACGAGCTCGCGACCGCGGCGCGCATGCGCGGCTTCGCGCTGGCGATCGTTCCGGGCGACATGCACAGCGATGAAAGGCTGGAGCGCGCCTCCACGCTTGCTTCCGACGCGCTCGCGCACATTTGGTCCTTCTTCCGCGACGGCGCCCCGGATAATCTGCGTTCCTTCCTCGGCTACGCCGCGACACTCGCAGGAACGCCCACGCCCTGGAACGAGAGCGCGTCCGCGCCGCTCGCCGGCCGCTGCGCGCGAGCCTGCCGATCAGCTCTCTCCACCAACCCTCCCCCTCATGCTGAGGAGTCTCCGCAGGAGCCGTTTCGAAGCACGAGGGGGAGTTTCAGAAGTCCGTGCGTGACGGCTCCCTCGTCCTTCGAGACGCCCGCTGCGCGGGCTCCTCAGGATGAGGGAGCCTCCGGGCAATCGAGCGGCGCACAGGCGGCAGCGGCGCCGCGCGCGCTCGTCACCTTCTACCGCTCCGCGTGGCTCGCCGGGGATTTCGCGCCGATCATCGCGCTCGCGGACGCTCTGCAGGCGCGCGGCTTCTGCGTCGAAGCCTATTTCGTCGCGAGCCTCAAGGACGCCGCCTGCGAAGCGATTCTCGAGCAGACGATCGCGAGCTTCCGTCCCGATGTGATTCTCAACGCCACCGCCTTCTCCGCGCGCACGGAGGGAGGATCCGTTCTCGATCGCGCCGACGCGCCGGTTCTCCAAATTGCGCTCGCCACTTCGACGCGCGAAGCCTGGGAAAATTCCAAGCGCGGCGCCAATGGCGCCGATCTCGCGATGAATGTCGTGCTGCCGGAAGTCGACGGCCGCATCTTCGCCGGCGCCGTCTCCTTCAAGGCGCAGACGCGTGCGCGCGCCGCCAGCGAGTTCGACGAGATTCGCCATTCGCCCGAGCCTTCGCAGATAGATCATGTCGCGGCGCTCGCGCAGAATTGGGCGCGCCTGCGCCGGCTCGGACATCGCGAGAAGAGTCTCGCGCTCGTGCTCTCCGATTATCCGGCGCGACGCGGGCGCGGCGGCTATGCGATCGGCCTCGACACGCCGCAAAGCGTGCTCGCCATTTGCGATCTGCTGCGCGACGCGGATTACGAAATCGGGTCGCTTTATCGTGACGGCGATCTCGTCATGCGCGCGCTGGAGGAGGCCGCGCATTGCGCCGAGATGCCGCTCGCCGAATATCAGCGCCTTTTCGCCGATCTGCCGAACGACTTCACGCGGCAAGTCCTCGCCGCCTGGGGCGCGCCGGAGGAAGATCCGGCGCTCGCGAGCGGCGCCTTTCGCTTTTCCTGCATAGAGACCGGCAAGCTCGTCATCGCATTGCAGCCGGATCGCGGAAGCAGAGCGGAACGTCGCGAGACCTATCACGACGCCGAGCTCGCGCCGCGCCACGCTTATATCGCTTTCTATCTCTGGCTGCGCCACAGTCGACGCATAGACGCGCTGATTCATCTCGGCACGCATGGCGCGTTGGAATGGCTGCCCGGCAAATCGGCCATGCTCGGTCCGTCTTGCGCGCCGCAGGTTCTGCTCGGCGCCACGCCGCTCGTCTATCCCTTCATCGTCAATGATCCGGGCGAGGCCGCGCAAGCCAAGCGTCGAACGAGCGCGGTGACGATCGGCCATATGACTCCGCCGCTCGTCGAAGCGGGACTCGCCGCCGAGGCGGAGGAGATAGAAAGCCTGCTCGACGAATATGCGAGCGCCGCGACTCTCGATCCGCGCCGAGCCAAGCTGGTGGCGGAAACGATTCTCGATGTCGCCGAACGCAGCGGCCTCGCGCAGGACTGCGGCGTCACACGCGAGACGGATCGCGCGGAAGCATTGGCGCGGTTCGACGCCTGGCTCTGCGATGTGAAGGAAATGCGCATCGGCGATGGGCTGCACATATTCAGCGATGGGCCGTGCGGAGCGGCCGAGGCGAATGGACTGCTGCGCGCTCTCGCGGGCCGTTTCGTCGAGCCCGGCCCGGCCGGCGCCCCCTCGCGCGGACGCGCCGACGTTCTGCCCACCGGGCGTAATCTCTTCTGCATCGATCCGCGCCATGTTCCGACCCGCACCGCCCATGATATCGGCGCTCGCGCCGCGCGCGAGGTGATGATGCGTCATGCGCAAGAGCAGGGCGAATGGCCGCGAAATATCGTGCTCGATCTCTGGGGCAGCGCAACCATCCGCACCGGCGGCGAGGATTTCGCGCAAGCGCTGGCGCTGATGGGCGTCGCGCCGCTCTGGGACAACGCCAGCGCGCGCGTCTGCGGCTTCGAGATATTGCCGCTCGCGAGCCGCGATTTTCCGCGCGTCGACGTCACGCTGCATATATCGGGGCTCTTTCGCGACATGTTCCCCGGCCTCATCGCGCTCTTCCACGATGCTGTCGCAGCCGTGGCGGCGCTCGATGAGGACGATGAGTCCAATCCGCTCGCCGCCGCCTGCCGCGACGGCCGCGCGCTCGAGCGCGTCTTCGGCGCCGCGCAGGGAAGCTATGGCCTCGGCCTGTCGGAGGCCATCGCCCGCGGCGACACGCGCGATGCATTGGGCCGGGCGTTTCTCGCGGCCGGCGGACACGCCGTCTCGCGCAATGGCGAGAGCGCGCCGGCGCGCGAGGCTTTCGGCGAGCGTGTCGGCGTCGCCGACGCTCTGCTGCATGTGCAGGATATGGCGGAGACGGATGTGCTCACCGGCGCCGCTTTCGCGGAATTCGAAGGCGGATTTTCCGCCGCCAACGCCGCGCTCGGCGGCTCCGCGCAGATCACCCATATCGATGCGACGCGGCCCGCCGCATTGAAGCTGCGCTCGCTCGAGCAAGAGATCGCGCGCGTCATTCGCGGCCGTATCGCCAATCCGCGCTGGCTCGCGGGGCAAATGCGCCATGGCCATCGCGGCGCGGCGGAAATCGCCGAGACGCTCGACAATCTCTTCGCTTTCGCCGCGACGACGCCGCATGTGCGCGACGCGCAATGGGATCTCGTCTTCGATTCGACACTCGGCGCGCAGAATGTTCGCGATTTTCTGCTCACCGCCAATCCGCGCGCGGCGGAGGCCATTCGCGACATGTTTCAGCGCGCCATCGCGCGCGGCTTGTGGCGCACGCGGCGCAACAGTGTCGCCGCGGCGCTCGAGGGGCCCGCGCTATGA
- the cobG gene encoding precorrin-3B synthase, with product MTAAPKIQGWCPGALRPMQSGDGLLLRAKTTHPRLSARRAREIASIARDCGNGLIDLSQRAQLQLRGVSEAKLEQAQSRLAALGLLAEDAATESLLNFLVSPFADAQASALVASLAQSLVKDASLLALPGKFGFLVDDGGALGLSASTMDIRLEAHGDDVAIIADGARAHAFLATPETASDVALALARAFLVLRAGREFELRRMRNVVATFGLEALAEAAALAPAPYTSRCRAAFAAEIFGALLSRDGDEKGVMAFAGIGAPSGRLRADDLDALAALAEVHGREELRLTPWRALLLPCADLDAAQKIVEVAAGRGLVVAADDPRLAVIACPGAPECPQARAPTRDLAEILAPLAARLASEGARLHISGCAKGCASPAAAKVALVATPRGFDLIDNGRANDAPTLRDLGVNEIEDAMRARIALATSKEPQCPAH from the coding sequence ATGACCGCCGCGCCGAAAATCCAAGGCTGGTGTCCCGGTGCGCTGCGTCCGATGCAGAGCGGCGACGGTCTGCTGTTGCGCGCGAAAACGACGCATCCGCGTCTTTCGGCGCGGCGGGCGCGCGAGATCGCTTCGATCGCGCGGGATTGCGGCAATGGCCTCATCGATCTCTCGCAGCGCGCGCAATTGCAATTGCGCGGCGTGAGCGAAGCCAAGCTCGAGCAGGCGCAGAGCCGCCTCGCCGCGCTCGGCCTGCTCGCCGAAGATGCGGCGACGGAGAGTCTGCTCAATTTCCTCGTCTCGCCTTTCGCCGACGCGCAGGCGAGCGCTCTCGTCGCAAGTCTCGCGCAATCGCTCGTGAAGGACGCTTCTCTGCTGGCGCTTCCTGGAAAGTTCGGCTTTCTCGTCGATGATGGCGGCGCGCTCGGCCTTTCCGCCTCGACAATGGATATTCGCCTCGAGGCGCATGGCGATGATGTCGCCATCATCGCCGATGGCGCGCGCGCGCATGCTTTTCTCGCGACGCCGGAAACGGCGAGCGATGTCGCGCTGGCGCTCGCGCGCGCCTTTCTCGTCTTGCGCGCGGGTCGTGAATTCGAATTGCGTCGTATGCGCAATGTCGTCGCCACATTCGGTCTCGAGGCGCTGGCCGAAGCGGCGGCTCTCGCGCCTGCGCCATACACATCGCGCTGTCGCGCCGCCTTCGCCGCAGAGATTTTCGGAGCGCTTCTGTCTCGCGATGGCGACGAAAAGGGAGTGATGGCCTTCGCCGGCATAGGCGCGCCCTCTGGACGATTGCGCGCGGATGACCTCGACGCGCTCGCGGCGCTGGCCGAAGTCCATGGCCGGGAAGAATTGCGCCTCACGCCCTGGCGCGCGTTGCTGCTGCCCTGCGCCGATCTCGACGCCGCGCAAAAAATTGTCGAGGTCGCGGCCGGGCGCGGCCTCGTCGTTGCGGCGGATGATCCGCGCCTTGCCGTCATCGCCTGTCCCGGCGCGCCGGAATGCCCGCAGGCGCGTGCGCCGACGCGCGATCTCGCCGAAATTCTCGCCCCTCTCGCGGCGCGGCTTGCGTCGGAGGGCGCGAGGCTGCACATATCGGGCTGCGCCAAGGGCTGCGCCTCTCCCGCTGCGGCGAAGGTCGCGCTGGTGGCGACGCCGCGAGGATTCGATCTCATCGACAATGGACGCGCCAATGATGCGCCGACGTTGCGAGACCTCGGCGTGAATGAGATAGAAGACGCAATGAGAGCACGCATCGCGCTCGCTACGAGCAAGGAGCCGCAATGTCCGGCGCATTGA
- a CDS encoding CbtB-domain containing protein encodes MTTKTLSAAAIVSASRLEILRAALVVFTLGAGLVYLAGFSYASVAHNAAHDSRHSLGFPCH; translated from the coding sequence ATGACCACGAAGACCCTTTCCGCCGCCGCGATCGTCTCCGCCAGCCGCCTCGAGATCCTGCGCGCTGCGCTGGTCGTGTTCACGCTCGGCGCCGGCCTCGTCTATCTCGCCGGCTTCTCCTATGCGAGCGTCGCGCATAACGCCGCGCATGATTCGCGCCATTCGCTCGGCTTCCCCTGCCACTGA
- the radC gene encoding DNA repair protein RadC, which produces MSEARVPRRRPAGEKPADGLREEAPHFHGHRQRLRDRFLEAGEAALADYELLELVLYRAIPRRDVKPLAKALIARFGSFSEVAAARPERLREIDGLGEAAICELKLMEATARRLARSNLQKRTVLGSFIDVIDYCRTAMAYAEREEFRILFLDKRNALIADEVQGVGTVDHTPVYPREVVRRALELGSSALILAHNHPSGDPTPSTADIRMTLDIIAIAQPFGIAVHDHLIVGRNGHSSLKGLKFI; this is translated from the coding sequence ATGAGCGAGGCGCGCGTCCCGAGGCGCCGACCGGCCGGCGAGAAGCCCGCCGACGGTCTGCGCGAGGAGGCGCCGCATTTTCATGGCCACAGGCAGAGGCTGCGCGACCGTTTCCTCGAGGCGGGCGAAGCCGCGCTCGCCGATTACGAGCTGTTGGAGCTGGTGCTCTATCGCGCCATTCCACGGCGCGACGTCAAGCCTCTGGCCAAGGCGCTGATCGCGCGATTCGGCTCTTTCTCCGAGGTGGCGGCGGCGCGGCCGGAGCGGCTGCGCGAGATCGACGGGCTCGGCGAGGCGGCGATCTGCGAGCTGAAGCTGATGGAGGCGACAGCGAGGCGCCTCGCGCGCAGCAATCTGCAGAAGCGGACCGTGCTCGGCTCCTTCATCGATGTGATCGACTATTGCCGCACGGCCATGGCCTATGCCGAGCGCGAGGAGTTCCGCATTCTCTTCCTCGACAAGCGCAACGCCTTGATCGCCGACGAGGTTCAGGGCGTCGGCACGGTGGATCACACGCCCGTCTATCCGCGCGAGGTGGTGCGGCGGGCGCTGGAATTGGGCTCTTCCGCGCTGATATTGGCGCATAATCACCCATCCGGCGATCCGACGCCTTCCACCGCCGACATTCGCATGACGCTGGACATTATCGCCATAGCGCAGCCTTTCGGCATCGCCGTGCACGACCATCTGATCGTCGGGCGGAACGGACATTCGAGCCTGAAGGGGCTGAAATTCATTTGA
- the cobO gene encoding cob(I)yrinic acid a,c-diamide adenosyltransferase: MSEFAEEDAARRHREKMEKRKAVQDAEVAGKSIAEKGLLMVHTGPGKGKSTAAFGLALRAMGHGLAVGVVQFGKGAWDTGERRILEKLGGEDRLLAWHTLGEGFTWETQDRARDEAAARRAWEKAKELMASKTIRLLVLDELSIALRYEHLPLDEVIAALTARRDDLHIVVTGRNAKPELIAAADLVTEMTMVKHHFQAGVKAQAGIEF; encoded by the coding sequence ATGTCGGAATTCGCGGAAGAAGACGCCGCCCGCCGCCATCGCGAGAAGATGGAGAAGCGCAAGGCCGTGCAGGACGCAGAGGTCGCCGGCAAGAGCATCGCCGAAAAGGGCCTGCTGATGGTCCATACCGGCCCCGGCAAGGGCAAGTCGACCGCGGCCTTCGGCCTCGCTCTGCGAGCGATGGGGCATGGGCTCGCGGTGGGCGTCGTGCAATTCGGCAAAGGCGCCTGGGATACGGGCGAGCGCCGCATTCTCGAGAAGCTCGGCGGCGAGGACAGACTGCTCGCCTGGCACACGCTCGGCGAGGGCTTCACCTGGGAGACGCAGGACCGCGCCCGCGACGAGGCGGCGGCGAGGCGCGCCTGGGAGAAGGCGAAGGAGCTGATGGCTTCAAAAACGATTCGGCTGCTCGTGCTCGACGAATTGTCGATCGCGCTCCGCTATGAGCATCTGCCGCTCGATGAGGTGATCGCGGCGCTGACGGCGCGGCGGGACGATCTCCATATTGTCGTCACCGGCCGCAACGCCAAGCCGGAGCTGATCGCGGCGGCCGATCTCGTCACCGAGATGACAATGGTCAAGCATCACTTCCAGGCTGGGGTGAAGGCGCAGGCGGGAATCGAGTTTTGA
- a CDS encoding precorrin-8X methylmutase has translation MSGALTYIRDGAAIYDRSFAIIRAEARLERFSREEERVAVRIIHACGMVEIADDIVFSSGFAEAASAALRNGAPIFCDANMVAHGVTRARLPANNEVICTLADPRTRALAEEMKTTRSAAAMELWREKLSGAVVAIGNAPTSLFRLLEMLDEGLAPPAAIIAMPVGFVGAAESKEAAFADGRVPTAIVRGRKGGSAMAAAAINALASEKE, from the coding sequence ATGTCCGGCGCATTGACCTATATACGCGACGGCGCCGCGATCTATGACCGCTCCTTCGCCATTATTCGCGCAGAGGCGCGGCTCGAGCGTTTCTCGCGTGAGGAGGAGCGCGTCGCTGTGCGCATCATTCATGCTTGCGGAATGGTGGAGATCGCCGACGATATCGTCTTCTCTTCCGGCTTTGCGGAGGCGGCGAGCGCTGCGCTGCGCAATGGCGCGCCCATTTTCTGCGACGCCAATATGGTCGCTCACGGCGTCACCCGCGCGCGCCTGCCTGCGAATAATGAGGTGATCTGCACGCTCGCCGATCCGCGCACGCGCGCGCTCGCCGAAGAGATGAAGACGACGCGCAGCGCCGCGGCGATGGAGCTGTGGCGCGAGAAGCTCTCTGGCGCCGTCGTCGCCATCGGCAATGCGCCGACCTCGCTGTTCCGACTGCTGGAGATGCTCGACGAAGGCCTAGCGCCGCCCGCTGCGATCATCGCAATGCCGGTCGGCTTCGTCGGCGCGGCGGAATCCAAAGAGGCCGCGTTCGCCGACGGGCGCGTTCCGACAGCGATCGTGCGCGGACGCAAGGGCGGCAGCGCCATGGCCGCCGCCGCGATCAACGCGCTGGCGAGCGAGAAAGAATGA
- the cobW gene encoding cobalamin biosynthesis protein CobW, producing the protein MSALAKIPATIVTGFLGAGKTTLIRHILETARGRRLALIINEFGDVGVDGDILRACGVENCPEENIVELANGCLCCTVADDFAPAIEALLAHPNRPEHIIIETSGLALPKPLVKAFEWPTIRPHLTVDGVIAVVDGPAVAAGRFADDLDAIAKERAETLAIDHDNPLEEVFEDQLLCADLIVLNKTDLLSAEEEAQVTEQIRATAPRAVKLLRASEGRLDPAILLGLGAAAEDDLADRPSHHDTEEGHDHDDFESFVVEIAAARDPGELIERLARVAEAHDVLRMKGFVEIAGKPMRLLVQGVGARFRHQFDRPWRADENRASRLVVIGEKGLDRAGVTAMLTS; encoded by the coding sequence GTGAGCGCTCTCGCCAAAATCCCCGCCACCATCGTCACCGGCTTTCTCGGCGCCGGCAAGACGACGCTGATTCGCCACATCCTCGAGACGGCGCGCGGACGCCGCCTCGCGCTCATCATCAACGAGTTCGGCGATGTCGGCGTCGATGGCGATATTCTTCGCGCCTGCGGCGTGGAGAACTGTCCCGAGGAGAATATCGTCGAGCTGGCCAATGGGTGCCTCTGCTGCACCGTCGCCGATGATTTCGCGCCGGCGATCGAGGCGCTGCTCGCGCATCCGAACCGGCCCGAGCACATCATCATCGAGACCTCCGGCCTCGCTCTGCCCAAGCCTCTGGTCAAAGCCTTCGAATGGCCGACGATCCGTCCGCATCTCACCGTCGATGGCGTCATCGCCGTGGTGGACGGCCCGGCGGTGGCGGCGGGCCGCTTCGCCGACGATCTCGACGCCATTGCGAAAGAGCGCGCCGAAACCCTCGCGATCGACCACGACAATCCGCTGGAAGAAGTTTTCGAGGATCAGCTGCTCTGCGCTGATCTCATCGTGCTCAACAAGACCGATCTGCTGAGCGCGGAAGAGGAAGCGCAAGTCACGGAGCAAATCCGCGCCACTGCGCCCCGCGCGGTAAAGCTGCTGCGCGCCAGCGAGGGCAGGCTCGACCCCGCCATTCTGCTCGGCCTCGGCGCGGCGGCGGAAGACGATCTCGCCGATCGCCCCTCTCATCACGATACGGAAGAAGGCCACGATCACGACGATTTCGAGAGCTTCGTCGTCGAGATCGCCGCCGCGCGCGATCCTGGCGAGCTGATCGAGCGCTTGGCGCGCGTCGCCGAGGCGCATGACGTTCTTCGCATGAAAGGCTTCGTCGAGATCGCCGGCAAGCCGATGCGCCTATTGGTGCAGGGCGTCGGTGCGCGCTTTCGTCATCAGTTCGACCGTCCCTGGCGCGCCGATGAGAATCGCGCCAGCCGCCTCGTCGTCATCGGCGAGAAGGGTCTCGATCGCGCGGGCGTGACGGCCATGCTGACGAGCTGA